From Weissella confusa, a single genomic window includes:
- a CDS encoding family 43 glycosylhydrolase: MTMIHNPVIPGMAPDPSIIRVGETFYIATSTFHWTPGVQIFESTDLANWTLIDQVLKNGEINLQGTNTPAGIWAPHLSYDEATGRYWLAYSHMLNMAGREFNSDSYAMWATDIRGPWSEPIYLTSIGFDPAIFHDEDGKHYVSILEWESRTGYQAPGHIVIAEVDLENGGIIGDWHRVTQGFTTRGAAEAPQIYKRDDYYYLLIAAGGTGYGHGVEIGRSKNVFGPYEAHPSGEPIITSSPQHLFSLGDPDAGQFQMYNPNSVMQKAGHGSLVQTQTGEWYIAHLMSRPLPDTTLNPLGRETSLQKMAWTADGWLQMADGSNLAKMEVPGMTGVEFEKTASEDINETFDSETIDNHFMTPYRDQTAAWVNTTENPGHMRIYGGNSFFSQMQPSIMATRATSFVYDVETAVTFQPDHYSETAGLGLYYDANNWFYARLYKSESLGTTTLSVLQAKLGDRVEYVFNKVPMPEGHVELRMHYDFGRATISYRRNANEEWTVLVADIDVAYLSDEGVNGEPGEIGGFTGLFNFIGSVDAHQHDSFADFDYYTVTNN; this comes from the coding sequence ATGACAATGATTCATAATCCAGTAATTCCAGGAATGGCACCAGATCCATCAATCATCCGCGTAGGTGAGACGTTCTACATTGCAACGTCAACTTTCCACTGGACACCAGGTGTTCAAATTTTCGAGTCAACGGACTTGGCAAATTGGACGTTGATTGACCAAGTGTTGAAGAATGGTGAAATTAACTTGCAAGGAACAAACACACCAGCAGGTATTTGGGCACCACACTTGTCTTACGATGAAGCAACTGGCCGTTACTGGTTGGCTTACTCACACATGTTGAACATGGCTGGTCGCGAGTTCAACTCAGACTCATACGCGATGTGGGCAACTGATATCCGTGGTCCATGGTCAGAGCCAATTTACCTAACGTCAATTGGATTTGACCCAGCCATCTTCCATGATGAAGATGGCAAGCACTACGTTTCAATTTTGGAATGGGAGTCACGTACTGGTTATCAAGCACCAGGTCACATTGTGATTGCTGAAGTTGATCTTGAGAATGGTGGTATTATTGGTGATTGGCACCGTGTGACGCAAGGCTTCACAACACGTGGCGCTGCTGAAGCACCACAAATTTACAAGCGCGACGATTACTACTACTTGTTGATTGCTGCTGGTGGAACTGGTTACGGTCACGGTGTTGAAATCGGGCGTTCAAAGAATGTCTTCGGACCATATGAGGCACACCCATCTGGTGAGCCAATCATTACGTCTTCACCACAACACTTGTTCTCATTGGGCGACCCAGATGCCGGTCAATTCCAAATGTACAACCCTAACTCAGTGATGCAAAAGGCTGGGCACGGGTCATTGGTTCAAACGCAAACTGGTGAATGGTACATCGCACACTTGATGTCACGTCCTTTGCCAGATACAACGTTGAACCCATTGGGTCGTGAAACGTCATTGCAAAAGATGGCGTGGACGGCTGATGGTTGGTTGCAAATGGCTGACGGATCAAACTTGGCGAAGATGGAAGTGCCAGGCATGACTGGTGTTGAATTTGAGAAGACGGCATCTGAAGACATTAATGAAACGTTTGATTCAGAAACGATTGATAACCACTTCATGACGCCTTACCGTGATCAAACGGCGGCTTGGGTAAACACGACAGAAAACCCAGGTCACATGCGTATCTACGGTGGCAACTCATTCTTCTCACAAATGCAACCAAGCATTATGGCAACGCGAGCAACGTCATTTGTTTATGATGTCGAAACGGCCGTAACGTTCCAACCAGATCACTATTCAGAAACAGCTGGTTTGGGATTGTACTATGATGCTAACAACTGGTTCTACGCACGTTTGTACAAGTCAGAGTCACTTGGTACGACGACGTTGAGCGTGTTGCAAGCTAAGTTGGGCGACCGTGTTGAATACGTCTTCAACAAGGTGCCAATGCCAGAGGGACACGTTGAATTGCGTATGCATTACGACTTCGGCCGTGCAACAATTTCATACCGTCGCAACGCTAATGAAGAGTGGACGGTATTGGTAGCTGACATCGACGTGGCTTACTTATCTGACGAAGGTGTTAACGGTGAGCCAGGTGAAATTGGTGGCTTTACAGGATTGTTCAACTTTATTGGATCAGTCGACGCCCACCAACACGACAGCTTTGCTGATTTCGACTACTACACAGTAACAAACAACTAA